Below is a genomic region from Henckelia pumila isolate YLH828 chromosome 3, ASM3356847v2, whole genome shotgun sequence.
AggatagaaaataaaaataaaaacaagaacacaaataaaataaacaatgaaaacttcgaatctcatgaataaacaaaatcaagggtttatctttatcaaacaagtactaaaacttagccacaaatattcatgaattctagagaaaatttcatgaaataaaattaaatctaagaaaagagagaagaaacctagccgccaagagagtTCTCTGCCTTCGAGCCATCTAAGTTTGATTCAGAATATTCCCAAGACTCTAAAATTTGagacatatattttaattaatgctagagtccttaaaaataaaaattcctaaattaaagatttttttcccgaacagcccatctcgctcgatcggtagaacttgaccgatcgagcaagaATATTTTAAGCAACCTTCTATTTCTCTTTTTCTCGGCAatgctcgatcggttgaagtttGTAGATCGAGTGAGAGTCTTTTTCCAATCCTACTGTTTTCTTATTTCttggcaccgctcgatcggttgaagtatgcagatcgagcggccaaactcTTTTTCGCAAAAAAATCATCCGCACACAGCCTTGCGCAAACGCGCATCACATAATCCTCAAGAGCGCATCATGTTGTGCAAAAAACATGTGCAAATGCGCTTGTCAATCCTTATCTGCACTACTTGTTGTGCAAACACGCATGATTCTTCCTACTTGTTGTGCAAACAACATGTGCAAACAACATCCAAGCTTTCATCCTTCTTCCTTCCTCATTTCCTTCCCTAAATCAAACTAAAAACATTCATTAGtaactataaaatgaatttaatcaatgcaAACTCTTCTAATCACACCAATTAACACACATAAATATAggaaaatatcatcacatcagGAAGATGCATACAGTTCAGTGCATGTGGGGGACTAATGTTTGCTTTCTATGCAAGAAGCAGGGACACCATCAAAAGGACTGCCCTCAGTCTAAGGAGCAAGTCAAGGGGAGAGTGTTTGCGATGAATCATGATCAGGTGGATCCAGACTCTACCATCATCACAGTTATGATTTGTATTTCCAGTTTTCTTGCCCTtgttttgatagatactggAGCTAcgcattcattcatatctgtAAAATTTGTGATTAAATTGGGAATTGTACCGAAAGAGTCAGCTTTGGGGTTTATTGTATCTTTTCCCTCAGGGGAGGAATTGAAGAGTAACCGAGTGGTGAAGAATTTTATAATCCAGATGCAGGACCGTGATTTTCGGGCAGATTTCATTGTTCTGGATATGGCGgactttgatttgatttttaggatGGACTGGTTGTCTTAGCATGAGACCACTATTGACTACAAGAAGAGAACCGTCTCTTTAAAAATTCAGAATGGAAATCCGTTCGTGTTCTATGCCACACCAAAGACGAGTTTGTTGCTTGTAATTTCAGCAAGTAATGCCTGGAAGTTGATGAACAAAGGGTGTACGGGTTTCCTAGCAAGTATCATTTGCGAAAGAGAGTTACCTCGGCCGAAGCTGGAAGAAGTCGTTGCAGTGAGGGATTTTTCAGAGGTCTTCCCTGATGATGTTGCAGGATTACCTCCTGCCAAAGAAGTTGAATTCGGAATAGAGCTAGTACCTGGAACCAAGCCAgcttctaaggcaccgtacaggttAGCACCGAtgaagatgaaagagttgaaagtgCAGTTGCAAGAGATACTGGATAAGGGGTTTATCAGACCGAGTGTGTTGTcttggggtgcaccggtgttatttgttaagaagaaggatgggtcaatgaggttgtgtattgactacagaGAGCTGAACCAAGATACAGTGAAGAACAGATATCCATTGCCAaggatagatgatttgtttgatcaattgcagggagcAATGGTGttctctaagatcgatctgcgatcaggttaccaccagttgaaggtgaaggatgAGGACGTGCAGAAAATGGCTTTTAGAACTCGATACAACCACTACGAGTTCTTGGTAAttccatttgggttgaccaatgcaccaACAGTGTTCATGAATTTGATTAACATGGTGTTTCAACCATTTTGGATCAGTTCTTCATAGActtcatagatgacatactgATCTACTTCCGTAATATGGATGAGCATTGTCAGCACTTGACTACCGTTTTGAAGATTCTGAAGGAGAAGCGGCtttttgcaaagttcagtaagtgtgaattctggcatGAACAAattgcatttttgggtcatatagtTTCAGAAAGAGGAATGAAGTTGATCCATCTAAGGTAGAAGCAGTTCGAAATTGGGTTGCTCCAAAGAATGCTACAGAAATGcagagtttcttgggtttggcaggttACTACCGTAGGTTCATTAAATAGTTATCCAAGATAGCTCTACCACTGATTCCTTTGACCCGGAAAGGTTTGAAGTTCGAGTGGTCAGATCAGTGTGAGAAAAGCTTTGTAGAGTTGAAGGAAAGATTGATAATAGCACCGGTGCTAGCAATTCTAGAAGGCACCGGTCGTTTCGTGGTTTATACC
It encodes:
- the LOC140889089 gene encoding uncharacterized protein; this translates as MHTVQCMWGTNVCFLCKKQGHHQKDCPQSKEQVKGRVFAMNHDQVDPDSTIITVMICISSFLALVLIDTGATHSFISVKFVIKLGIVPKESALGFIVSFPSGEELKSNRVHETTIDYKKRTVSLKIQNGNPFVFYATPKTSLLLVISASNAWKLMNKGCTGFLASIICERELPRPKLEEVVAVRDFSEVFPDDVAGLPPAKEVEFGIELVPGTKPASKAPYRLAPMKMKELKVQLQEILDKGFIRPSVLSWGAPFFIDFIDDILIYFRNMDEHCQHLTTVLKILKEKRLFAKFSNFRKRNEVDPSKVEAVRNWVAPKNATEMQSFLGLAGLKFEWSDQCEKSFVELKERLIIAPVLAILEGTGRFVVYTDASKSGLGDFLMQDDKVKVEHQRPVGLLKPLPFPTRKWEDVSMDFVVGLLVTTQRMNSIWVIVDRLTKLAHFLSVRNKFSMNQYTELYIREIVRLHGVPARIMSDIDPKFTLNFWGSLHQGLGTKLALSIAFHPQTDVEFTYNNSYQETIGVTPYEVLYGRRCKTPLHWDEFGERAVLGPEIVAQTVDLVANIRDKMLTA